A region of Eschrichtius robustus isolate mEscRob2 chromosome 19, mEscRob2.pri, whole genome shotgun sequence DNA encodes the following proteins:
- the GFOD2 gene encoding glucose-fructose oxidoreductase domain-containing protein 2 isoform X4 yields MEGIGKNVVCEKAATSVDAFRMVTASRYYPQLMSLVGNVLRFLPAFVRMKQLIAEHYVGAVMICDARIYSGSLLSPNYGWICDELMGGGGLHTMGTYIVDLLTHLTGQKAEKVHGLLKTFVRQNAAIRGIRHVTSDDFCFFQMLMGGGVCSTVTLNFNMPGAFVHEVMVVGSAGRLVARGADLYGQKNSATQEELLLRDSLAVGTGLPEQGPQDVPLLYLKGMVYMVQALRQSFQGQGDRRTWDHTPVSMAASFEDGLYMQSVVDAIKRSSRSGEWEAVEVLTEEPDANQNLCEALQRNNL; encoded by the exons atggagg GCATTGGGAAGAATGTGGTTTGTGAGAAGGCAGCAACCTCGGTGGATGCCTTCCGGATGGTGACAGCCTCGCGCTACTACCCGCAGCTGATGAGCCTGGTGGGGAATGTGCTACGCTTCCTGCCTGCCTTCGTGCGCATGAAGCAGCTGATTGCCGAGCACTACGTGGGTGCAGTGATGATCTGTGATGCCCGCATCTACTCGGGCAGCCTGCTCAGCCCCAACTACGGGTGGATCTGTGACGAGCTCATGGGCGGTGGGGGCCTGCACACCATGGGCACCTACATTGTGGACCTGCTGACCCACCTGACTGGCCAGAAAGCCGAGAAGGTACATGGGCTGCTCAAGACCTTTGTGAGGCAGAATGCAGCCATCCGTGGCATCCGGCATGTCACCAGCGATGACTTCTGTTTCTTCCAGATGCTCATGGGCGGGGGTGTGTGCAGCACAGTAACACTCAACTTCAACATGCCAGGCGCCTTTGTGCACGAGGTCATGGTGGTGGGCTCTGCGGGACGCCTTGTTGCCCGGGGAGCTGACCTCTACGGGCAGAAGAACTCTGCCACACAAGAGGAGCTGCTGCTGAGGGACTCGCTGGCTGTGGGCACGGGGCTCCCTGAGCAGGGGCCCCAGGATGTCCCGCTGCTTTACCTGAAGGGCATGGTCTACATGGTGCAGGCCCTGCGCCAGTCCTTCCAGGGGCAGGGGGACCGCCGCACATGGGACCACACCCCCGTCTCCATGGCCGCCTCATTCGAGGATGGGCTCTACATGCAGAGCGTGGTGGATGCCATCAAACGGTCGAGCCGATCCGGGGAGTGGGAGGCTGTGGAGGTGCTGACGGAGGAGCCCGACGCCAACCAGAACCTGTGCGAGGCGCTCCAGCGGAATAACCTGTGA
- the GFOD2 gene encoding glucose-fructose oxidoreductase domain-containing protein 2 isoform X3 — protein sequence MVGVSSGCSLGIGKNVVCEKAATSVDAFRMVTASRYYPQLMSLVGNVLRFLPAFVRMKQLIAEHYVGAVMICDARIYSGSLLSPNYGWICDELMGGGGLHTMGTYIVDLLTHLTGQKAEKVHGLLKTFVRQNAAIRGIRHVTSDDFCFFQMLMGGGVCSTVTLNFNMPGAFVHEVMVVGSAGRLVARGADLYGQKNSATQEELLLRDSLAVGTGLPEQGPQDVPLLYLKGMVYMVQALRQSFQGQGDRRTWDHTPVSMAASFEDGLYMQSVVDAIKRSSRSGEWEAVEVLTEEPDANQNLCEALQRNNL from the coding sequence GCATTGGGAAGAATGTGGTTTGTGAGAAGGCAGCAACCTCGGTGGATGCCTTCCGGATGGTGACAGCCTCGCGCTACTACCCGCAGCTGATGAGCCTGGTGGGGAATGTGCTACGCTTCCTGCCTGCCTTCGTGCGCATGAAGCAGCTGATTGCCGAGCACTACGTGGGTGCAGTGATGATCTGTGATGCCCGCATCTACTCGGGCAGCCTGCTCAGCCCCAACTACGGGTGGATCTGTGACGAGCTCATGGGCGGTGGGGGCCTGCACACCATGGGCACCTACATTGTGGACCTGCTGACCCACCTGACTGGCCAGAAAGCCGAGAAGGTACATGGGCTGCTCAAGACCTTTGTGAGGCAGAATGCAGCCATCCGTGGCATCCGGCATGTCACCAGCGATGACTTCTGTTTCTTCCAGATGCTCATGGGCGGGGGTGTGTGCAGCACAGTAACACTCAACTTCAACATGCCAGGCGCCTTTGTGCACGAGGTCATGGTGGTGGGCTCTGCGGGACGCCTTGTTGCCCGGGGAGCTGACCTCTACGGGCAGAAGAACTCTGCCACACAAGAGGAGCTGCTGCTGAGGGACTCGCTGGCTGTGGGCACGGGGCTCCCTGAGCAGGGGCCCCAGGATGTCCCGCTGCTTTACCTGAAGGGCATGGTCTACATGGTGCAGGCCCTGCGCCAGTCCTTCCAGGGGCAGGGGGACCGCCGCACATGGGACCACACCCCCGTCTCCATGGCCGCCTCATTCGAGGATGGGCTCTACATGCAGAGCGTGGTGGATGCCATCAAACGGTCGAGCCGATCCGGGGAGTGGGAGGCTGTGGAGGTGCTGACGGAGGAGCCCGACGCCAACCAGAACCTGTGCGAGGCGCTCCAGCGGAATAACCTGTGA